A genomic window from Nematostella vectensis chromosome 9, jaNemVect1.1, whole genome shotgun sequence includes:
- the LOC5502428 gene encoding uncharacterized protein LOC5502428, protein MVIRSTRTGNAVYILAVFAVFCVFAPVEGESLVDLLRVPRSGPPLAKNQNPICRKAKMLHSDVLKNASLQGQLSAGNFTYLGDVKDMEECMGMCCAQKGCQLAYLDKMKCYGVKCYSQELCKVTSGIGKSDIKISLMVRNDINRRAYVTAYIVVVVVAFGAAVSGTVWAVFIFVKRYKHNEVSPKSSKEDEDEDEGKEAKVY, encoded by the exons ATGGTGATCAGAAGTACTCGCACGGGCAATGCCGTCTATATTCTGGCGGTATTCGCAGTCTTTTGTGTGTTTGCTCCGGTGGAAG GTGAAAGCCTTGTGGATCTCCTAAGAG TCCCACGCTCAGGACCGCCATTAGCAAAGAACCAAAATCCAATATGTCGCAAAGCCAAGATGCTTCACAGCGACGTCTTAAAGAATGCCTCCCTCCAGGGTCAGCTTAGCGCTGGAAACTTCACCTACCTTGGGGATGTTAAGGATATGGAGGAGTGTATGGGAATGTGCTGCGCCCAGAAGGGTTGCCAGCTTGCTTATCTTGACAAGATGAAATGCTATGGCGTCAAATGTTATAGCCAGGAGTTGTGTAAAGTCACATCAGGAATTGGGAAGTCGGATATCAAGATTTCGCTTATGGTCAGGAATGACATCAACAGACGAG CGTATGTAACGGCATACATTGTCGTGGTTGTGGTGGCGTTTGGAGCGGCTGTTTCAGGCACAGTTTGGGCTGTCTTCATCTTCGTGAAAAG GTACAAACACAACGAAGTGTCCCCGAAAAGCAGCAAGGAGGACGAGGATGAGGATGAAGGCAAAGAAGCCAAG GTTTATTAG
- the LOC5502431 gene encoding phospholipid scramblase 2 has product MAQKSAEIAQVPAVTTQQPGAVNPGQVVWMQPPPPPMGCPPGLEYLTQIDQLLIRQQVELFELFTGCEMKNKYQITNSLGQQVYFAKEDTDCCTRQCCGPARPFEMEITDNTGREVIHLSRPLRCACFCCWCCLQTIEVQAPRGNVVGYVEQEFYICKPKFTIKDANRQTILTMTGPICACRCCADVEFPVLSADGTVPVGKVTKQWTGLIKEAFTDAENFGITFPMDLDVKMKAVMLGAVFLIDFMFFETQNHNN; this is encoded by the exons GTGCTGTAAATCCAGGGCAGGTGGTATGGATGCagcctccccctcccccgatGGGATGCCCACCCGGCCTGGAATACCTTACCCAGATAGACCAGCTATTGATAAGGCAGCAAGTTGAGCTGTTTGAGC TTTTTACTGGCTGTGAGATGAAGAACAAGTACCAAATAACCAACTCTCTTGGGCAGCAGGTCTATTTTGCTAAGGAAG ATACTGACTGCTGTACTCGTCAATGTTGTGGCCCTGCCCGTCCCTTTGAGATGGAGATCACTGACAACACCGGGCGTGAGGTGATCCACTTGTCTCGCCCTCTCAGGTGTGCTTGTTTTTGCTGCTGGTGCTGCTTGCAGACTATTGAAGTACAGGCTCCACGTGGAAATGTTGTTGGATATGTTGAACAAGA GTTTTACATTTGCAAGCCTAAGTTCACCATCAAGGATGCCAACCGCCAGACTATACTAACCATGACTGGACCAATCTGTGCTTGTCGATGCTGTGCAGATGTGGAGTTCCCG GTGTTGTCAGCTGACGGCACAGTTCCAGTTGGCAAGGTTACCAAGCAGTGGACTGGTTTGATCAAGGAGGCCTTTACTGATGCCGAGAACTTTGGAATAACAT tcCCTATGGATTTGGATGTAAAGATGAAAGCTGTCATGCTGGGAGCAGTGTTCTTGATA gACTTCATGTTTTTTGAAACTCAAAACCACAACAACTAG